A genomic stretch from Apis cerana isolate GH-2021 linkage group LG9, AcerK_1.0, whole genome shotgun sequence includes:
- the LOC107994562 gene encoding uncharacterized protein LOC107994562 isoform X2 has protein sequence MRGLWPVMLILARILEPLLGDDGCHRNDTDHAIPCQRSRELLLSRRRRLAFPQGSTFVVTASILQPIPVKLPSNWNMVFEFDVIWPIPTTEDYKKKYKNKYKYKRRQWMVKRRHRRELYATFEMALNSQNLPGRECTLRTICEARTLLSPPGDSFVEDALRLILSNVDNVRRVDSYDVAYRTETPCEVAYPCPVSLLKLLLSHLYHSNDLG, from the exons ATGAGGGGCTTGTGGCCGGTGATGCTGATTCTGGCAAGGATCCTCGAGCCGCTCCTCGGGGACGACGGGTGTCACCGTAACGACACCGACCACGCCATCCCTTGTCAAAGATCGCGGGAGTTGCTGCTGTCCAGGCGGAGGCGTCTCGCTTTTCCACAGGGCAGCACGTTCGTG GTAACAGCGTCCATCTTGCAACCGATTCCCGTTAAATTGCCCAGTAATTGGAACATGGTGTTCGAGTTCGACGTGATCTGGCCTATACCGACCACGGAGGATTACAAGAAGAAGTACAAGAACAAATACAAGTACAAGAGGAGACAGTGGATGGTGAAACGACGTCATCGGCGAGAGTTGTACGCCACCTTTGAGATGGCGTTGAACAG CCAAAACTTGCCGGGAAGGGAGTGCACGTTGAGAACGATCTGCGAGGCGAGAACTTTGTTGAGTCCACCCGGCGATTCCTTCGTGGAAGATGCCCTTCGATTGATATTAAG cAACGTCGACAACGTGAGACGAGTCGATTCCTACGATGTTGCTTATAGAACCGAGACGCCGTGCGAAGTTGCTTACCCATGCCCAGTTTCTCTCTTAAAATTGCTACTGTCTCATTTGTACCATTCCAACGATCTAGGTTAA